A region of Dictyostelium discoideum AX4 chromosome 1 chromosome, whole genome shotgun sequence DNA encodes the following proteins:
- a CDS encoding hypothetical protein (LTR-RETROTRANSPOSON SKIPPER, GAG (GAG)), whose product MVVPDWLQTDITECREAITELVLNNADKFSRRRPSDSASNTDEKFPLKKNHATPNHNSHNRNSFDAQADKIRAAILPEIRKDSKVDLKKIRSSFIVYRQSKGYCLNCGKSNHSTSTCRIDPVDAKANPGPLAKKQQ is encoded by the coding sequence ATGGTCGTACCAGACTGGTTACAAACCGATATCACCGAGTGTCGTGAAGCCATCACCGAGTTGGTTCTTAACAATGCTGATAAGTTCTCGAGAAGAAGACCTTCCGATTCTGCATCGAATACTGATGAGAAGTTtccattaaaaaagaatcatGCTACTCCAAATCATAACTCTCATAACAGGAATTCCTTTGATGCTCAAGCTGATAAGATTAGAGCTGCAATATTACCCGAAATAAGAAAAGACTCTAAGGTAGACCTCAAAAAGATAAGAAGCAGTTTCATCGTTTACCGTCAAAGCAAAGGCTACTGTCTCAATTGTGGTAAATCAAATCACTCCACATCTACATGTAGAATTGATCCGGTCGATGCCAAAGCCAATCCAGGTCCATTAGCCAAAAAGCAACAATGA
- a CDS encoding hypothetical protein (LTR-RETROTRANSPOSON SKIPPER, GAG (GAG)) translates to MKFISTESTDVSDVEVREKVPKKSKTNSIEAKTIDALKNAATAVIFMNLFTIHCSQNGVEPTLKTIVDNGAASNELFQLLQPTHNESVKNNDKIEGETLKKLIHRNFRSKTLVPFKTDYEAANTKVVEAINHRNCYSAQDVINNIEAIMSYHNVINPVYLIHGTAEVQLEYL, encoded by the coding sequence atgaaatttatttcaaCTGAAAGCACTGATGTATCCGACGTCGAAGTCAGAGAGAAAGTGCCAAAGAAATCAAAGACCAATTCCATTGAAGCTAAAACCATTGATGCTTTAAAAAATGCTGCCACTGCTGTCATCTTCATGAATCTTTTTACCATCCACTGCTCCCAGAATGGTGTTGAACCAACCTTGAAGACCATTGTGGACAATGGTGCTGcatcaaatgaattatttcaattgcTTCAACCTACCCACAATGAATCAGTTAAGAACAACGATAAAATTGAAGGTGAAACATTGAAGAAGCTAATCCACCGTAACTTTAGATCCAAGACTTTGGTTCCATTCAAAACTGACTACGAAGCTGCCAATACTAAAGTAGTCGAAGCTATTAACCATCGTAACTGCTACTCAGCCCAAGATGTTATAAATAACATCGAAGCCATTATGAGTTACCACAATGTAATTAATCCGGTGTATCTCATCCATGGTACTGCTGAAGTTCAATTAGAGTATCTATGA
- a CDS encoding hypothetical protein (Slime mold (D.discoideum) transposon DIRS-1, complete, clone SB41) has product MSRNQLTQVVITLQETVVIVNPVVGVMADLTTSMDHQVMLHQVATIPSLPTVPTTVFRRTRSKLTSRWTSVPPQTSLERIGSSKLLSRGRKWIKSPSTSKLQADAKPNSDFNSRGSEIRLHHKGSTRLVIRRCHRTSTSKPLFKARFLLQRVYGSKTWNESTSSSSRSKKVKHLHQQPIIQDGRNQESTVNGQTRLLHGKTRYQESLLHVLVDPQYRDLFRFLWKGSHYRWKTMSFGLSTAPRIFTMLLRPVLRMLRDIKVSVIAYLDDLLIVGSTKEECLSNLKKTMDLLVKLGFKLNLEKSVLEPTQSIKNLIY; this is encoded by the coding sequence ATGTCAAGAAATCAGTTAACTCAAGTGGTAATAACACTACAGGAAacagtagtaatagtaaatcCAGTAGTGGGAGTAATGGCCGATCTAACAACTTCAATGGATCACCAAGTAATGTTGCATCAGGTAGCAACAATACCAAGTCTGCCAACGGTACCAACAACCGTTTTCAGAAGAACAAGAAGTAAACTTACCAGTAGGTGGACGTCTGTTCCACCACAAACAAGTTTGGAAAGAATTGGGTCTTCTAAACTTTTGTCAAGAGGTCGTAAATGGATTAAAAGTCCATCTACTTCCAAACTTCAAGCCGATGCTAAACCCAATTCCGATTTCAATTCCAGAGGGTCCGAAATCAGATTGCATCACAAAGGAAGTACAAGACTTGTTATTAGACGATGCCATCGAACAAGTACTTCCAAACCGTTATTCAAAGCGCGTTTTTTACTCCAACGTGTTTACGGTTCCAAAACCTGGAACGAATCTACATCGTCCAGTTCTCGATCTAAAAAGGTTAAACACTTACATCAACAACCAATCATTCAAGATGGAAGGAATCAAGAATCTACCGTCAATGGTCAAACAAGGTTATTACATGGTAAAACTCGATATCAAGAAAGCCTACTCCACGTGTTAGTAGATCCGCAATACAGAGACTTATTCCGCTTCTTGTGGAAAGGTTCGCATTACCGTTGGAAAACAATGTCGTTCGGGTTATCGACAGCTCCTCGTATCTTTACAATGCTGTTAAGACCTGTACTTCGAATGTTGAGAGATATCAAAGTATCCGTCATCGCTTACTTGGACGATCTATTAATCGTCGGTTCAACAAAAGAAGAATGTTTATCCAACCTCAAAAAGACAATGGACTTACTTGTCAAACTAGGTTTCAAGTTAAATCTAGAAAAGAGTGTTCTCGAACCaactcaatcaattaaaaatttaatttattaa
- a CDS encoding hypothetical protein (Slime mold (D.discoideum) transposon DIRS-1, complete, clone SB41), with protein sequence MSTTVNNNDASSSSTSASNSAESFDLRRSLPSHDNSDTENEQSEDESSNNVDVPTDYQLSDTLLGQYKHMVNNQGLLVEE encoded by the coding sequence atgtcTACCactgttaataataatgatgccTCTAGTAGTAGTACCTCTGCCTCTAATAGCGCTGAATCCTTTGATTTAAGACGTAGCCTACCTTCTCATGATAACTCTGACACTGAGAATGAACAAAGTGAAGATGAATCAAGTAACAATGTCGATGTTCCAACCGATTATCAATTATCCGATACCTTACTTGGTCAGTACAAACATATGGTAAACAATCAAGGTTTACTCGTCGAAGAATAA
- a CDS encoding hypothetical protein (Slime mold (D.discoideum) transposon DIRS-1, complete, clone SB41) produces the protein MFGLARSSDLVKWSFKCLIITPDSIKGPVINAKEQRSGVVSILELTSLDDTNSQVCPVRHLATYLRASKGRRKPHSGDSVFIKNEGEPLQVNDINSIVLSTLSKSGIDIAKFKSHSTRSALASLLLSNNVPFHVVKKMGRWKSNDTVDTFYDKRIIGEKSGGFLNTVVQIS, from the coding sequence ATGTTTGGTTTAGCAAGATCATCAGACTTGGTGAAGTGGTCGTTCAAATGTCTCATTATTACTCCTGACTCAATCAAAGGTCCAGTTATTAATGCTAAAGAACAAAGAAGTGGTGTTGTTTCAATCTTAGAATTAACTTCGTTAGATGATACAAACTCTCAAGTATGCCCTGTTCGCCACCTTGCAACATACCTTAGAGCCTCTAAAGGAAGAAGAAAGCCTCATTCGGGTGACTCTGTCTTTATTAAGAATGAGGGTGAACCGCTCCAAGTTAATGATATTAACTCAATTGTACTATCAACACTCTCAAAGTCAGGTATTGATATTGCCAAGTTCAAATCTCACTCTACCCGTTCCGCTCTGGCTTCTCTGCTGTTGTCCAATAACGTTCCGTTCCACGTTGTCAAGAAGATGGGTCGTTGGAAATCAAACGATACTGTAGATACCTTCTACGATAAAAGAATCATTGGTGAAAAATCTGGTGGTTTCTTAAATACTGTCGTCCAAAtttcataa
- a CDS encoding hypothetical protein (Slime mold (D.discoideum) transposon DIRS-1, complete, clone SB41): MSTTVNNNEASSSSTSASNSAESFDLRMKSMEDQINNLSLAFTRFMKEPMFSSNTNSRSQPSHDNSDTENEQSEDESSNNVDVPTDYQLSDTLLGQYKHMVNNQGLLVEEECILKKDEISELNKVFNFPSNFQVNVAPFGTPEGITVSSNVKNNDTDLLIVEKRINDSLKPLLLMSSMLSSDSSNVDVELISYLTQSAIVLAVNAQASLSRVRRNNIAKEIYGSEVLLPIKIKDTPKMFDETETERVRKLAKSIRKNNEAKQSLLKLNYHSKTNAKKLVNSSGNNTTGNSSNSKSSSGSNGRSNNFNGSPSSVASGSNNTKSANGTNNRFQKNKK, encoded by the coding sequence atGTCTACCACTGTTAATAATAACGAAGCCTCTAGTAGTAGTACCTCTGCCTCTAATAGCGCTGAATCCTTTGATTTAAGAATGAAATCAATGGAGGATCAAATCAACAACCTTTCCTTAGCCTTTACAAGATTCATGAAAGAACCTATGTTCTCTTCTAATACCAACTCACGTAGCCAACCTTCTCATGATAACTCTGACACCGAGAATGAACAAAGTGAAGATGAATCAAGTAACAATGTCGATGTTCCAACCGATTATCAATTATCCGATACCTTACTTGGTCAGTACAAACATATGGTTAACAATCAAGGTTTACTCGTCGAAGAAGAATGTATCCTCAAGAAAGATGAGATATCCGAATTGAATAAAGTATTCAACTTTCCATCTAACTTCCAAGTGAATGTCGCTCCATTCGGTACACCTGAAGGTATTACTGTATCATCCAACGTCAAGAACAATGATACTGACTTGTTGATTGTCGAAAAGCGAATCAACGATAGCTTAAAACCTTTGCTTCTCATGTCAAGTATGTTATCATCTGATAGCTCCAATGTCGATGTAGAACTTATTAGTTACTTAACTCAGAGTGCAATCGTCTTAGCAGTTAATGCTCAAGCATCGCTTAGTCGTGTCCGTCGTAACAACATCGCTAAAGAAATCTATGGTTCTGAAGTACTCTTACCAATTAAGATCAAGGATACACCAAAGATGTTTGATGAAACTGAAACTGAACGTGTAAGAAAGCTAGCCAAGTCAATCAGAAAGAACAACGAAGCAAAACAATcattgttaaaattaaattatcattccAAGACCAATGCAAAGAAATTAGTTAACTCAAGTGGTAATAACACTACAGGAAacagtagtaatagtaaatcCAGTAGTGGGAGTAATGGCCGATCTAACAACTTCAATGGATCACCAAGTAGTGTTGCATCAGGTAGCAACAATACCAAGTCTGCAAACGGTACCAACAACCGTTTTCAGAAGAACAAGAAGTAA
- a CDS encoding hypothetical protein (Slime mold (D.discoideum) transposon DIRS-1, complete, clone SB41) has product MEGIKNLPSMVKQGYYMVKLDIKKAYLHVLVDPQYRDLFRFVWKGSHYRWKTMPFGLSTAPRIFTMLLRPALRMLRDINVSVIAYLDDLLIVGSTKEECLSNLKKTMNLLVKLGFKLNLEKSVLEPTQSITLLLPKKACWFKRKANRTERCSHPIQTLHSSNKQVSLSVSDSSQRRLGSIIPHSSRGQVRDFTLVNSSKPMEWKRNQSVSKLRLCSYNRCLGIRCRCHTQERKQGNQNLVIPVVNNSIKHVVKSSRNARAANGLSSAMSETEQLQAEDSNRQHYHSLLHQSPGWSNTRSLSSIRTTLETMPQEESELNWRAYSRILQCKSRPPQSSFRDESQIIDQSNQELQLATEEGSVQSHSTSIRSNTDGSVRISPEPSNEQLLNNQNECTPPRLESMEAMSGLPTTHSFAFYPGEDELIQFEKGFYNTDLPNLEISNLVSDDSSTSSSSSSSHVSSSTGNIPRSIDQTISRVDTNPDSTTLETGDYSTFQSHVMSFARTTNIKTAELLMKSWEPSTLKVYSSSYTRFRNFCTLNSLNPANITLVVFMDYLTHLFKHKPPLAFSTINGHRSMLNQLLLLRNQTDIVNDPFITRIMTGIHKLRPSSAKYKEIWDANQVFKHLSTIKVIPKYTYTALLNKTLVLCKMFGLARSSDLVKWSFKGLIITPDSIKGPVINAKEQRSGVVSILELTSLDDTNSQVCPVRHLATYLRASKGRRKPHSGDSVFIKNEGEPLQVNDINSIVLSTLSKSGIDIVKFKSHSTRSAMASLLLSNNVPFHVVKKMGRWKSNDTVDTFYDKRIIGEKSGGFLNTVVQIS; this is encoded by the exons ATGGAAGGAATCAAGAATCTACCATCAATGGTCAAACAAGGTTATTACATGGTAAAACTCGATATCAAGAAAGCTTACCTACACGTGTTAGTAGATCCACAATACAGAGACTTATTCCGCTTCGTGTGGAAAGGTTCGCACTACCGTTGGAAAACAATGCCGTTCGGGTTATCGACAGCTCCTCGTATCTTTACAATGCTGTTAAGACCTGCACTTCGAATGTTGAGAGATATCAACGTATCCGTCATCGCTTACTTGGACGATCTATTAATCGTAGGTTCAACAAAAGAAGAATGTTTATCCAACCTCAAAAAGACAATGAACTTACTTGTCAAACTAGGTTTCAAGTTAAATCTAGAAAAGAGTGTTCTCGAACCAACTCAATCAATTAC ATTGTTGCTCCCCAAGAAAGCTTGCTGGTTTAAAAGGAAAGCTAATCGCACTGAAAGATGCAGTCATCCCATTCAGACTTTACACTCGTCGAACAAACAAGTTTCACTCTCAGTGTCTGACTCTAGCCAACGGAGATTGGGATCAATCATTCCCCATTCCTCAAGAGGTCAAGTCAGAGATTTCACATTGGTTAACAGTTCTAAACCAATGGAATGGAAAAGAAATCAGTCTGTTTCCAAGTTACGACTATGTTCTTACAACCGATGCCTCGGAATCAGGTGCAGGTGCCACACTCAAGAAAGGAAACAAGGTAATCAAAACTTGGTCATTCCAGTGGTCAATAACTCAATCAAACATGTCGTCAAATCGTCGAGAAATGCTCGCGCTGCTAATGGCTTATCAAGCGCTATGTCGGAAACTGAACAACTGCAAGCTGAAGATTCAAACCGACAACACTACCACTCTCTCTTACATCAATCGCCAGGGTGGTCAAATACAAGATCTCTCAGTTCTATTCGAACAACTTTGGAAACAATGCCTCAAGAAGAAAGTGAACTTAATTGGAGAGCATATTCCAGGATTCTTCAATGTAAAAGCCGACCACCTCAGTCGTCTTTCAGAGATGAATCACAAATCATCGACCAGAGTAATCAAGAGTTACAACTGGCAACTGAAGAAGGAAGTGTTCAATCGCATTCAACTTCAATTCGGTCAAATACAGATGGATCTGTTCGCATCTCACCTGAACCATCAAACGAACAACTACTCAACAATCAGAATGAATGCACTCCACCTCGATTGGAGTCAATGGAAGCAATGTCTGGCCTTCCCACCACCCATTCTTTTGCCTTCTATCCTGGAGAAGATGAACTCATCCAGTTCGAAAAAGGTTTCTATAATACTGATCTTCCCAATCTGGAGATCAGCAACTTGGTATCCGATGATTCAAGCACAAGTTCCTCGTCATCATCGTCACATGTTTCCTCAAGTACTGGGAACATTCCAAGAAGTATTGACCAAACAATCAGTAGAGTCGATACCAATCCAGATTCAACAACGTTGGAAACTGGGGATTATTCAACTTTCCAATCTCATGTAATGTCCTTCGCTCGTacaacaaatataaaaacagcTGAGCTGTTAATGAAGTCTTGGGAACCTTCCACTCTCAAAGTATATAGCTCCAGTTATACAAGATTCCGCAATTTCTGTACTTTGAACTCTTTGAATCCAGCAAACATTACCTTAGTTGTTTTCATGGATTATCTTACACATCTGTTCAAACACAAACCTCCGTTAGCCTTCTCAACAATTAACGGTCATCGCTCTATGTTGAACCAGTTGTTACTCCTTAGGAATCAAACTGATATTGTTAATGATCCATTCATCACAAGAATTATGACTGGTATTCACAAGTTGCGTCCTTCATCTGCAAAGTATAAAGAGATATGGGATGCAAACCAAGTATTCAAGCACTTATCTACTATCAAAGTTATCCCTAAGTACACATACACTGCGCTATTAAACAAGACACTTGTACTCTGTAAAATGTTTGGTTTAGCAAGATCATCAGACTTGGTGAAGTGGTCGTTCAAAGGTCTCATTATTACTCCTGACTCAATCAAAGGTCCAGTTATCAATGCTAAAGAACAAAGAAGTGGTGTTGTTTCAATCTTAGAATTAACATCGTTAGATGATACAAACTCTCAAGTATGCCCTGTTCGCCACCTTGCAACATACCTTAGAGCCTCAAAAGGAAGAAGAAAGCCCCATTCGGGTGACTCTGTCTTTATTAAGAATGAGGGTGAACCACTCCAAGTTAATGATATTAACTCAATTGTATTATCAACGCTCTCAAAGTCAGGCATTGATATTGTCAAGTTCAAATCTCACTCTACCCGTTCCGCTATGGCTTCTCTGCTGTTGTCCAATAACGTTCCGTTCCACGTTGTCAAGAAGATGGGTCGTTGGAAATCAAACGATACTGTAGATACCTTCTACGATAAGAGAATCATTGGTGAAAAATCTGGTGGTTTCTTAAATACTGTCGTCCAAAtttcataa